A genome region from Triticum aestivum cultivar Chinese Spring chromosome 2B, IWGSC CS RefSeq v2.1, whole genome shotgun sequence includes the following:
- the LOC123041672 gene encoding F-box protein At5g25290 — METEIVVRNLPELPRDVLMDIFALLEIPDLMRAASVCSSWRSVYTSLGSELQLYKRPQTPCLLYTSESAADNVACLYSLAEKRVYNLTLPDPPIRSRYLIGSSHGWLITADEKSELHLLNPITCQQIALPSVITNERVKPVFDDAGTIKEYEWWEPKHDIELDCEVDGHHKSTHALDKLRDLFYIRARIFPDPSTESYIVVLTHSESRQLSFARVGDCKWTLLPVGYDYQDCIYMDGLLYAFTSFGQIDTFDLNSPTITRNRIIGDMKTYTQGRLYVLQAPSGDLLQVHRNLEIQDTDDDDEEFIFVTNNILLYKVDMAAKDLVLVNDLHDQVLFLGCNQSQYLSAEEFSQLKPNCVYFTDDDTCASEDKNCCRDIGVLNLENNKREEILPQLWCSWPNPIWVTPSLARMNWGCTNK; from the coding sequence ATGGAGACCGAGATTGTGGTCAGAAATTTGCCGGAGCTGCCGCGGGACGTATTGATGGATATCTTTGCCCTCCTGGAGATCCCAGACCTCATGCGTGCGGCCTCCGTCTGCTCCTCCTGGCGGTCTGTCTATACCAGCCTAGGCAGCGAGCTTCAGCTGTACAAACGGCCCCAGACGCCTTGCCTCCTCTACACCTCCGAATCTGCGGCTGACAACGTAGCTTGTCTCTACAGCCTCGCGGAAAAGCGGGTCTACAATCTGACTCTTCCGGATCCACCCATCCGCAGCAGGTATCTGATTGGGTCCTCACACGGCTGGCTGATCACTGCCGACGAGAAGTCCGAGCTACACCTTCTCAACCCGATCACCTGTCAACAGATTGCTCTCCCGTCAGTGATCACCAACGAGAGGGTGAAGCCGGTCTTCGACGACGCAGGCACAATTAAGGAGTACGAGTGGTGGGAGCCGAAGCACGACATTGAGCTAGACTGTGAAGTGGATGGTCACCATAAGTCAACCCATGCTCTCGACAAGCTTCGTGACTTGTTCTACATCAGGGCACGCATATTTCCTGACCCGTCCACAGAAAGCTACATTGTGGTTCTCACCCACAGTGAATCACGACAGCTTTCGTTTGCGAGGGTAGGAGATTGTAAGTGGACGTTGCTGCCGGTGGGTTATGACTATCAAGATTGCATCTACATGGATGGCCTATTGTATGCCTTCACGAGCTTTGGACAGATCGATACTTTTGATCTCAACAGTCCTACCATTACAAGGAATAGAATTATAGGGGACATGAAGACTTATACTCAAGGGCGGCTGTATGTTCTCCAGGCTCCATCCGGTGATCTGCTGCAAGTTCACAGGAATTTGGAAATCCAAGatactgatgatgatgatgaggagttcaTATTTGTGACTAACAACATATTGTTATATAAGGTTGACATGGCAGCAAAAGACCTTGTGTTAGTAAACGACTTGCATGATCAAGTGCTATTTCTTGGGTGTAACCAGTCGCAATACCTTAGCGCTGAAGAATTCTCTCAGCTGAAGCCAAATTGTGTCTACTTCACTGATGATGATACATGTGCTTCGGAAGATAAGAATTGCTGCCGGGATATAGGTGTTTTAAACTTGGAAAACAACAAAAGGGAAGAAATTCTACCACAGCTTTGGTGTAGCTGGCCAAATCCCATATGGGTAACACCGAGTCTTGCAAGGATGAACTGGGGTTGTACAAATAAATGA